A window from Sebastes fasciatus isolate fSebFas1 chromosome 22, fSebFas1.pri, whole genome shotgun sequence encodes these proteins:
- the LOC141761006 gene encoding fibrinogen alpha chain-like gives MERLNLLVCLCLITVASTLDPRGARPVQQGTRSEKCDTVKEWPFCTDDQWGSKCPSGCRIQGLIDKYDHGALKQIEKIRSLLDQNKAKHRSADQVSKQTYDYLKDKLTTDAGHDNTYYDLAQSLRQRITDMKIKIDRQLSALAAMKERVKDQVVEMQRLEIDIDIKLRSCKGSCESYSQYQVDQESYVALEKQVNQLDSQPGRNIEAVGSMYVMKSRPMKDAVVDSIYKSGDGDGSRAGQQTEDMFSDVPTVQLVLEDEGSETSPATISKVPGTPYSPSTSSSTSSSSSSSSTSSKSITELGGNGDIFGNGGGSSTSHASTKSVTCTKSIRTTVVQTKSGPVEQTEEVMEGGPECQTMTDLTKGGIGPLFPGFTSSSSSSSSSSSGTKTVHTGGTKGSLFDSKTGFEDPFRVDFGLDLGRFLTDAGEDDFPDFQARSVKTTRTERHADYIGKDCVAAHQNHLNGETNGLFKIKPGGTDSTQVVDVYCQQEGLMGGWLLVQQRESGALSFNCTWAEYRNGFGSIDAKGKGEYWLGNQNLHLLSNQGETMLKVELEDWEGGVASAEYTVRVGTEEEGYPLHVSGYIGEAGDALVMPNSDMASYLSHNGMKFSTFDKDNDKWEESCAEMYGGGWWYNNCQSANLNGIYYKGTYDPEKNTPYEIENGVVWVTYKPANYSLKTVRMFIRPAAF, from the exons GGCTCTAAATGCCCGTCGGGCTGCAGGATCCAGGGTCTGATAGATAAATACGACCACGGCGCGCTGAAGCAGATCGAGAAGATCCGCAGCCTCCTGGACCAGAACAAGGCCAAGCACCGCTCCGCCGACCAGGTGTCCAAACAGACCTACGACTACCTGAAGGACAAACTCACCACCGACGCTG GTCATGATAACACCTACTACGACCTGGCCCAGAGTCTGCGTCAGAGAATCACAGACATGAAGATTAAGATCGACCGACAGCTGAGTGCTCTGGCCGCCATGAAGGAGCGAGTCAAGGACCAGGTCGTCGAGATGCAGAGGCTGGAG ATTGATATCGATATTAAGCTCCGTTCCTGCAAAGGATCCTGTGAAAGCTACAGCCAGTACCAGGTGGACCAGGAGAGCTACGTGGCTCTGGAGAAGCAG GTCAACCAGCTGGACTCCCAGCCGGGTCGGAACATTGAGGCTGTGGGGTCGATGTACGTGATGAAGAGCAGGCCGATGAAGGACGCCGTTGTGGACTCCATCTACAAGTCcggggacggggacggcagcagGGCGGGACAGCAGACAGAAGACATGTTCTCTGAT GTGCCGACGGTCCAGTTGGTACTCGAGGATGAAGGCTCCGAAACATCCCCAGCAACCATCTCCAAGGTCCCAGGTACTCCCTACTCTCCATCTACATCCTCATcaacctcttcctcctcctcctcctcctctacgtCATCTAAATCCATCACTGAGCTCGGAGGCAACGGTGATATCTTTGGTAACGGCGGAGGTTCCAGTACAAGCCACGCGTCCACCAAAAGCGTCACCTGCACCAAGAGCATCAGGACGACCGTCGTCCAAACGAAGAGCGGGCCGGTGGAACAGacggaggaggtgatggagggaggCCCCGAGTGCCAGACCATGACAGACCTCACCAAGGGAGGGATTGGCCCTCTCTTCCCTGGCTTcacatcctcatcatcatcatcgtcttcttcttcttctgggacAAAGACCGTCCACACCGGTGGCACCAAGGGAAGCCTCTTCGATTCCAAAACTGGGTTTGAGGATCCATTTAGAGTTGACTTCGGGCTCGACCTCGGCCGGTTCCTGACGGACGCAGGAGAGGATGACTTTCCTGATTTCCAGGCCAGAAGTGTGAAGACCACGCGTACTGAGCGGCACGCCGACTATATAGGAAAAG ATTGTGTCGCAGCCCACCAGAACCACCTGAACGGGGAAACGAACGGCCTGTTTAAGATCAAACCCGGCGGCACGGACTCCACGCAGGTAGTGGACGTTTACTGCCAGCAGGAGGGGCTAATGGGCGGGTGGTTGTTAGTCCAGCAAAGAGAGAGCGGCGCGCTCAGCTTCAACTGCACCTGGGCAGAATACCGTAACGGGTTCGGCTCGATAGACGCAAAGGGCAAGGGGGAGTACTGGCTGGGCAACCAGAACCTCCACCTGTTGAGTAACCAGGGCGAGACCATGCTGAAGGTGGAGCTGGAGGATTGGGAAGGGGGCGTAGCCAGTGCTGAGTACACAGTCAGGGTTgggacggaggaggaggggtaCCCGCTGCACGTGTCTGGGTACATCGGGGAGGCCGGGGACGCTCTGGTGATGCCCAACTCTGACATGGCGTCTTACCTGTCCCACAACGGGATGAAATTTAGCACCTTCGACAAAGACAACGACAAGTGGGAGGAGAGTTGCGCGGAGATGTACGGGGGCGGGTGGTGGTACAACAACTGCCAGTCGGCTAACTTGAATGGGATTTATTATAAAGGCACGTACGACCCGGAGAAAAACACGCCGTATGAGATTGAAAACGGAGTCGTGTGGGTGACGTATAAACCGGCCAATTACAGCCTTAAAACTGTTAGGATGTTTATCCGACCAGCTGCTTTTTAA